One stretch of Rosistilla oblonga DNA includes these proteins:
- the rpsB gene encoding 30S ribosomal protein S2: MSNSIVKDMIEAGVHFGHRTSLWNPKMAPYIFGRKNQVHILDIRETLRGMLRAKKYLSQVAAGGSLILFVGTKRQAGEAIEKEALRCGMPFVSERWLGGTLTNFRTIRSRLTRLEELEKLRDNDQMDMYSKKMQSSLNREHRKMYRNLNGLRTMNRIPECLVIIDPGKERNAIREAKRLGITTIALIDSDSDPDLVDLPIPGNDDGIRSIELIVRQLADAVREGKGESASEEKDSAPAPAVETMAPAPSTT; the protein is encoded by the coding sequence ATGTCGAATTCAATCGTCAAGGACATGATCGAAGCGGGCGTTCACTTTGGACACCGTACCAGCCTGTGGAATCCCAAGATGGCTCCGTACATCTTTGGACGCAAAAACCAGGTTCACATTCTCGACATCCGCGAAACATTGCGTGGCATGTTGCGTGCCAAGAAATATCTTTCGCAAGTCGCCGCTGGCGGCAGCTTGATCCTGTTCGTTGGTACCAAGCGCCAAGCGGGCGAAGCGATCGAAAAAGAAGCGCTGCGTTGCGGCATGCCTTTCGTTTCGGAGCGTTGGTTGGGTGGAACGTTGACCAACTTCCGTACCATTCGTAGCCGCCTGACTCGTCTCGAAGAACTTGAGAAGCTGCGCGACAACGACCAGATGGACATGTACAGCAAGAAGATGCAATCGTCGCTCAACCGCGAGCATCGCAAGATGTACCGCAACCTGAACGGTTTGCGCACGATGAACCGCATTCCCGAATGCTTGGTGATCATCGATCCAGGCAAGGAACGCAACGCGATCCGCGAAGCGAAGCGATTGGGTATCACCACGATCGCATTGATCGATTCGGACAGCGATCCCGATTTGGTCGATCTGCCAATCCCAGGCAACGACGACGGTATCCGTTCGATCGAATTGATCGTTCGCCAATTGGCCGACGCCGTCCGCGAAGGCAAGGGCGAAAGCGCTAGCGAAGAGAAGGACAGCGCTCCGGCACCGGCAGTAGAAACAATGGCACCAGCTCCATCGACAACTTAG
- a CDS encoding ZIP family metal transporter, whose amino-acid sequence MLPPTLLIILYCVMIVAASLLGGLLPSILRLTHLRMQVIMSLVSGLMLGVAIIHMLPHAAMRVDSFLPVAYSMLGGVVVMFFLLRVFHVHHHTDPDHSRCDHDHADHPAVESVGGDPHLVTVSEHDHAHEHVHDHSHSHGHAHGHSHSHDDAVANLKLPSRFSWQGLFVGLAIHTLIDGVALAASVRSESGGGMTFLGLGTFLAVMLHKPLDAMSITSLMRARGTSMENQMLVNCGFAMACPLGAILAWSSLASLGGSPTMDLILSCSLGFSAGFFLCIALGDLLPEVQFHSHDRGKLTVALLLGLFIAIAIEALHTHP is encoded by the coding sequence ATGCTGCCACCGACTCTTCTGATCATTCTGTACTGCGTAATGATCGTGGCTGCATCGTTGTTGGGCGGTCTGTTGCCATCGATTTTGCGGCTGACCCACCTGCGGATGCAGGTCATTATGAGCCTCGTTTCGGGGCTGATGCTGGGCGTCGCGATCATTCATATGCTGCCGCACGCGGCGATGCGAGTCGATTCGTTTTTGCCAGTCGCCTATTCGATGCTCGGCGGCGTCGTGGTGATGTTCTTTCTGTTGCGGGTGTTCCACGTTCATCATCACACCGACCCGGATCACAGTCGTTGCGATCACGATCACGCCGACCATCCGGCGGTTGAATCGGTCGGCGGCGATCCTCATCTGGTCACCGTGTCGGAACACGATCACGCGCACGAACATGTTCACGATCACAGTCATTCACACGGCCACGCTCATGGTCACAGCCACTCGCACGACGATGCGGTTGCCAATTTAAAACTCCCCAGCCGGTTCAGTTGGCAGGGATTGTTTGTCGGTTTGGCGATCCACACGCTGATCGATGGCGTGGCGTTGGCAGCGAGTGTGCGGAGCGAATCGGGTGGCGGGATGACGTTCCTAGGACTAGGGACGTTCCTAGCGGTGATGTTGCACAAACCGCTCGACGCGATGTCGATCACGTCGCTGATGCGAGCTCGCGGGACATCGATGGAGAACCAGATGTTGGTCAACTGCGGCTTCGCGATGGCCTGTCCGTTGGGAGCAATCTTGGCGTGGAGCAGCCTCGCATCGCTAGGCGGTTCGCCGACGATGGATCTCATCTTAAGCTGCAGTCTCGGGTTTTCAGCCGGATTTTTCTTGTGCATCGCGCTCGGCGATCTGCTGCCCGAAGTCCAGTTCCACTCGCACGATCGCGGCAAGTTGACCGTCGCGCTGCTGTTAGGACTGTTCATCGCGATCGCGATCGAAGCCCTGCACACGCATCCCTAA
- the pyrH gene encoding UMP kinase translates to MTTEAANSELRYKRVVLKLSGESLAHSGERGISMEEVGDISAQIKQATQSGCQVAVVIGGGNILRGAQFSGRSSLINESTAHYMGMLATVMNSLSLQDALEQIGCPTRVMSSIRMDGVCETFVRRRAIRHMEKGRVIILAAGIGRPFVTTDTAAAQRALELEADVVLKATRVDGVYSEDPEKNPHALLYDRLSFKDVIERNLRVMDATAIAMCREHSLPILVFNFKKDGNIVRAVSGENIGTRIEESAS, encoded by the coding sequence ATGACCACCGAAGCTGCCAATTCCGAACTCCGATACAAACGCGTCGTCCTTAAGCTCAGCGGCGAGAGCCTGGCTCATTCGGGCGAGCGTGGGATCAGCATGGAAGAAGTCGGCGACATCTCGGCGCAGATCAAACAGGCGACGCAGAGTGGATGCCAAGTCGCCGTGGTGATCGGCGGCGGCAACATCTTGCGCGGCGCTCAATTCTCCGGACGCAGCAGTCTGATCAACGAATCGACAGCGCACTACATGGGAATGCTGGCCACGGTGATGAATTCGCTGTCGCTGCAAGACGCGTTGGAACAGATCGGTTGCCCAACTCGCGTGATGTCTTCGATCCGCATGGACGGCGTTTGCGAAACCTTCGTCCGCCGACGCGCGATCCGTCACATGGAAAAGGGACGCGTGATCATCCTGGCCGCTGGCATCGGGCGACCGTTTGTCACCACCGACACCGCCGCGGCGCAGCGAGCGCTGGAACTGGAAGCCGACGTGGTCTTAAAAGCGACTCGCGTCGACGGCGTCTACAGCGAAGACCCAGAGAAAAACCCGCACGCGCTGCTCTATGATCGATTGAGCTTCAAAGACGTCATCGAACGCAATCTACGCGTAATGGACGCCACTGCGATCGCGATGTGCCGCGAGCATTCGCTGCCGATTCTGGTCTTCAATTTCAAGAAAGATGGCAACATCGTCCGCGCCGTTTCCGGTGAGAACATCGGTACGCGGATCGAAGAATCAGCAAGCTGA
- a CDS encoding YdcF family protein: MNDHANETPPARRRWWVLLVAAGLWLGLPGWGWAQHGWQAVEKTLTAFAMPVGLIWNLATAGCLFALWSRRDRLALHYFMFLVLIGFVGNGWIAGQLNRWLERPVAKYVRPPVGAFDTVVLLGGSTKLGPAGEPELIWDGQRLLLAAQLYHSGRAQRILVTGGNPVFTELEPSHAAQARGLLESIGVPAAAIESLEGSNTREEIALLKSRLDATDGNERWGMITNAGHMPRALRLAERAGLQIDPLPIVFLGQGEGTFGLLGIVPTAHAVHQTTVAAYEILAGMVGQ; this comes from the coding sequence GTGAACGACCATGCGAACGAAACGCCTCCAGCCCGCCGCCGTTGGTGGGTGCTGCTGGTCGCGGCGGGATTGTGGCTGGGACTGCCTGGTTGGGGATGGGCTCAACATGGCTGGCAGGCGGTAGAGAAAACCCTGACCGCCTTTGCCATGCCGGTGGGACTGATCTGGAATCTGGCCACCGCGGGCTGCTTGTTCGCCTTGTGGAGTCGTCGCGATCGACTCGCTCTTCACTACTTTATGTTTCTTGTGTTGATCGGCTTTGTTGGCAATGGCTGGATCGCGGGGCAATTGAATCGCTGGCTGGAACGCCCCGTCGCAAAGTATGTGCGGCCGCCCGTGGGGGCGTTCGATACGGTTGTTTTGCTGGGAGGGAGCACAAAACTGGGGCCCGCTGGGGAGCCGGAGTTGATCTGGGATGGTCAACGGTTGTTATTGGCGGCTCAGCTGTATCACAGCGGGCGGGCGCAGCGGATCCTTGTCACCGGCGGCAACCCCGTCTTTACCGAACTGGAACCCTCCCACGCCGCGCAAGCTCGAGGTCTATTGGAATCGATAGGAGTTCCGGCGGCGGCGATCGAGTCGCTGGAGGGAAGCAATACGCGAGAGGAGATCGCGCTGTTGAAATCTCGACTCGATGCCACCGATGGAAACGAGCGCTGGGGAATGATCACCAATGCCGGGCATATGCCGCGGGCGCTACGACTGGCAGAGCGCGCGGGATTGCAGATCGACCCTCTGCCGATCGTATTTCTCGGTCAGGGCGAAGGAACCTTTGGGCTCCTTGGAATCGTGCCCACAGCCCATGCGGTGCACCAGACAACCGTTGCCGCCTACGAAATCTTGGCGGGAATGGTGGGACAGTAG
- a CDS encoding efflux RND transporter periplasmic adaptor subunit, producing the protein MKPFTLLPLFFAAVWIPVVCQSTVDAVEPTGGAKWDALQYDPSILETRSQLHGIARGKLESEMRFEIPGVVAKVHVCDGEWVEKGEPLLSLQDAVVRAAWKVAQAQASQHGTVEAARLEAELIGRQLNRLQQAFREQASSEFELEEKRSQFAQAQAALTVQQEEANAAGANLELKAAELQKFHLVAPFAGQVVRIDKKQGQPIDPNETALMIVDARRLEIEMFLPIALFGEIAVGHQYAMRADAPVGRSLQATAIYVAPIVDATSGTFRCLFEIDNTDLKLPAGFAVRLNLPRKLASTSK; encoded by the coding sequence ATGAAACCTTTCACTCTACTGCCCCTCTTTTTCGCAGCGGTCTGGATTCCAGTGGTTTGCCAATCGACGGTCGACGCCGTCGAACCGACAGGTGGTGCAAAATGGGATGCGTTGCAATACGATCCGTCGATCCTTGAAACGCGCAGCCAATTGCACGGCATCGCGAGGGGCAAATTGGAAAGCGAGATGCGGTTCGAAATTCCTGGGGTCGTCGCGAAAGTCCACGTCTGCGACGGGGAATGGGTCGAAAAAGGGGAACCGTTGTTGTCGCTGCAAGATGCGGTGGTGCGAGCCGCTTGGAAAGTCGCTCAAGCCCAGGCGTCGCAACACGGGACTGTCGAAGCGGCGCGATTGGAAGCTGAATTGATCGGCCGACAATTAAATCGTTTGCAGCAAGCTTTCCGCGAACAGGCGAGTTCCGAATTCGAACTGGAAGAGAAGCGAAGTCAGTTCGCGCAGGCTCAGGCTGCACTGACAGTGCAACAGGAAGAAGCCAACGCGGCCGGGGCGAATCTGGAGTTGAAGGCGGCCGAGCTGCAGAAGTTTCATCTCGTGGCCCCCTTCGCCGGGCAAGTCGTCCGGATCGACAAGAAGCAAGGCCAACCGATCGATCCCAACGAAACAGCGTTGATGATCGTCGACGCCCGCCGGTTGGAGATCGAGATGTTTTTGCCGATCGCTCTGTTTGGCGAAATCGCGGTCGGGCACCAATACGCGATGCGAGCCGATGCGCCGGTCGGGCGATCGCTGCAGGCCACCGCGATCTACGTCGCACCGATCGTCGACGCGACCAGTGGAACGTTTCGTTGTCTGTTCGAAATCGACAACACCGACTTGAAGCTGCCCGCCGGTTTTGCTGTCCGTTTGAATTTGCCGAGAAAACTCGCGTCGACTAGCAAATAG
- the tsf gene encoding translation elongation factor Ts: MTQVSAAAVKAFRVRTGLPLMDCKNALQEAGGDEEKAFELLRKKGKDMLDKRADRETAFGRFGMYLGLDKSTGAMVELLCESAPVTTNEGFVQLATDLAQQLATGPGASTPEELLAQPSPSDPSKTLGDQKDDLFNRIREVFNVGRMVRIDGSCGGYQHNAGTVAGVLVAAEGSNDDIAKDVAMHIAAMRPSALSVEELDADEVAKERETLRAAAIAEGKPEAIVDKMVEGRMRNYYAERVLLEQSFVKEESQTVGEYAKANGLTVKGYTHWILGEA, encoded by the coding sequence ATGACGCAGGTTTCCGCAGCAGCGGTTAAGGCATTCCGCGTTCGAACCGGCCTTCCATTGATGGACTGCAAGAACGCGTTGCAAGAAGCGGGTGGCGACGAAGAAAAAGCATTCGAACTGCTCCGCAAAAAGGGCAAGGACATGCTCGACAAACGCGCCGACCGCGAGACCGCGTTTGGTCGTTTCGGAATGTACCTGGGCTTGGATAAATCGACCGGAGCGATGGTCGAACTGCTGTGCGAAAGCGCACCGGTAACCACCAACGAAGGCTTCGTTCAATTGGCCACCGACCTGGCACAACAATTGGCGACCGGCCCCGGTGCCAGCACTCCCGAAGAACTGCTCGCCCAACCTTCGCCTTCGGACCCCAGCAAGACTCTGGGCGACCAAAAGGACGATCTGTTCAACCGCATCCGCGAAGTCTTCAACGTCGGCCGCATGGTCCGCATCGATGGCTCTTGCGGTGGATACCAACACAACGCCGGTACCGTCGCAGGCGTCCTGGTTGCCGCTGAAGGCAGCAACGACGACATCGCGAAAGACGTTGCAATGCACATCGCCGCGATGCGTCCTTCGGCGCTCAGCGTCGAAGAATTGGACGCCGACGAGGTTGCAAAAGAACGCGAAACGCTGCGTGCCGCTGCGATCGCAGAAGGCAAGCCCGAAGCGATCGTCGACAAGATGGTCGAAGGTCGGATGCGAAACTACTACGCCGAACGCGTTCTGCTGGAACAATCGTTCGTCAAAGAAGAATCGCAAACCGTTGGCGAATACGCAAAAGCAAACGGCCTGACCGTCAAGGGCTACACCCACTGGATCCTTGGCGAAGCTTAA
- a CDS encoding HlyD family efflux transporter periplasmic adaptor subunit, which produces MTNPPAQPTLAERLADARAMLRSDVTVSRHLFQSEPSYMLHDPVSFQNHRLSLQDYTIVAALDEALTLKQCFEEMVARGDLDASEEEGYYRFILRLQTLGVLSLPANNGPQLYERYKQIQKAKIKSLPMQLMSLRIPLARPDAFLERTARWFGWLFSAWFVPIWLLGMLIAASVIVLRRDDFFQPLNATLTTSNVATLAVVLALLKVWHELGHGYACKIFGGRVPEMGMILMMGAPLAYVDASAAWTFPRRTHRLIVMLGGMYFESLVAIPAVFVWAFWGPTTMVGSIAYQLVFMATAITILFNANPLMKYDGYFILSDLLGIPNLRQRATNEINTLFQRRVLGLRTVPQSTATPAMRIAMLTYGVSASIYRIFVFLGLSALLASHAFLLGMFLGGLFLVHSIGGSLKKFIAYLWYSDQTASVRPRAYLVSLLPLVVLPLSLLILPTPGGIRATGVVGGQQEFVIRAAAPGFVEQIDGQVGQPVVGGEPLVRLRNPNLQLQFEIDRAMLNRAELELQAVGQVDLSQMAQMRHEVHSLKHTLLHAQQNMTNLVVRAPAAGSLVESMTPRDQGRFVQVGDPLATVVEGTTIVNVWLTGEQMRIISPKIGDRVNVRFPGARLGSYTAKIAHIAPAAQIEMDEMAATHVAGGDIPVDPSTGRTIEPLVQVKVELPDTIQKLVRHKSQASLNFARRYEPFAFWMARRLIVFVEKLSMS; this is translated from the coding sequence ACCCTCGCCGAGCGTCTTGCCGATGCCCGAGCGATGCTGCGCAGCGACGTCACGGTCAGCCGACATCTGTTCCAAAGCGAACCGTCGTACATGCTGCACGATCCGGTCAGCTTTCAAAACCATCGACTCAGCCTGCAAGACTATACGATCGTCGCGGCGCTCGACGAAGCGTTGACGCTGAAGCAGTGCTTCGAGGAAATGGTTGCTCGCGGCGATTTAGACGCCAGCGAAGAAGAGGGCTATTACCGCTTCATCTTGCGGTTGCAAACTCTCGGCGTGCTGTCGCTGCCAGCCAACAACGGGCCGCAGTTGTACGAGCGATACAAACAGATCCAGAAAGCCAAAATCAAATCGCTGCCGATGCAGTTGATGTCGCTGCGGATCCCGCTGGCTCGCCCCGACGCGTTCCTGGAGCGAACCGCACGCTGGTTTGGATGGCTGTTTTCCGCGTGGTTCGTCCCGATCTGGCTGCTCGGAATGTTGATCGCCGCTTCGGTCATCGTGCTCCGCCGCGACGACTTCTTTCAACCGCTCAACGCAACGCTGACCACTTCCAATGTCGCAACTCTTGCAGTCGTACTGGCACTGCTGAAAGTGTGGCACGAACTGGGCCACGGATACGCCTGCAAGATCTTCGGTGGCCGAGTTCCCGAGATGGGGATGATCCTGATGATGGGAGCCCCACTTGCCTACGTCGACGCCAGCGCCGCGTGGACCTTCCCACGTCGCACGCATCGCTTGATCGTGATGCTCGGCGGGATGTATTTTGAGTCGCTGGTGGCGATCCCCGCCGTCTTCGTATGGGCGTTTTGGGGACCGACGACGATGGTCGGTTCGATCGCCTATCAACTGGTCTTCATGGCGACGGCGATCACGATCCTGTTCAACGCCAACCCGTTGATGAAATACGACGGTTACTTCATTCTCAGCGACCTGCTGGGCATCCCGAACCTTCGCCAACGGGCGACCAACGAAATCAACACGCTGTTCCAACGGCGAGTTCTCGGCTTGCGAACCGTCCCGCAGAGCACTGCCACACCAGCGATGCGGATCGCGATGCTCACCTACGGCGTCTCGGCATCGATCTATCGAATCTTCGTCTTCTTGGGCCTCTCGGCGCTACTCGCGTCCCATGCCTTTTTACTCGGAATGTTCCTCGGCGGACTGTTCCTCGTGCATTCGATCGGCGGCAGCTTAAAGAAGTTCATCGCATACTTATGGTACAGCGACCAAACCGCATCGGTTCGCCCTCGCGCCTATCTCGTCAGCCTGCTCCCGCTGGTCGTGCTTCCTCTGAGTCTATTGATCCTGCCGACGCCCGGCGGGATTCGCGCGACCGGTGTTGTCGGCGGGCAACAGGAGTTTGTGATCCGCGCCGCAGCGCCAGGTTTTGTTGAACAGATCGACGGGCAAGTCGGACAACCGGTGGTCGGTGGCGAACCGTTGGTCCGGTTGCGAAACCCAAATCTGCAACTGCAGTTTGAGATCGATCGGGCGATGCTGAACCGCGCCGAATTGGAACTGCAGGCAGTCGGACAGGTCGACCTTTCGCAGATGGCTCAAATGCGACACGAGGTCCACAGCCTCAAACACACGTTGCTGCACGCCCAACAAAACATGACGAATCTAGTCGTCCGCGCTCCCGCCGCCGGATCGCTCGTCGAAAGCATGACGCCGCGTGATCAAGGCCGCTTCGTCCAAGTCGGCGATCCGTTGGCGACGGTGGTCGAAGGGACAACGATCGTCAACGTTTGGCTGACCGGCGAACAGATGAGGATCATCTCGCCCAAGATCGGCGACCGCGTCAACGTTCGTTTTCCCGGCGCTCGGCTGGGATCTTACACAGCCAAGATCGCACACATCGCTCCGGCGGCTCAAATCGAGATGGACGAGATGGCCGCCACGCATGTCGCCGGTGGTGACATCCCGGTCGATCCCAGCACCGGTCGCACGATCGAACCGCTGGTTCAGGTGAAGGTAGAACTTCCCGATACGATCCAGAAACTTGTCCGTCACAAAAGCCAAGCCAGTTTGAACTTTGCACGCCGCTATGAACCGTTCGCCTTCTGGATGGCTAGGCGATTGATTGTGTTTGTCGAAAAATTGTCGATGAGCTAA
- a CDS encoding ATP-grasp domain-containing protein: MPRCAFLTIANQDGWLIDDYLVHEPLRQLGWEIVDLAWDGDVDWNTFDVVVIRSTWDYQYALDRFLAVLKQIDESKATLCNSLATVRWNADKCYLFDLQRRGIEAVPTQHVMSPTPDDIQNALVRFDASQIVVKPTVGAGSVDTFRITPATPLEDLASHCETLAGRSCFIQPFMDGITAEGEFSLIYIDGQLSHTILKTVRDGDFRVQSQHGGGVTFIPEPEAALVAAADRVIAALDEVLLYARVDLVRTQQESFALMELELIEPRLYFEFAEHSPQLFANAIARRSTQNSGG; encoded by the coding sequence ATGCCACGATGTGCCTTTCTGACGATTGCCAACCAAGACGGTTGGCTGATCGACGACTATCTCGTCCATGAGCCGTTGCGGCAACTGGGGTGGGAGATTGTCGATTTGGCCTGGGATGGCGATGTCGATTGGAATACGTTTGATGTCGTGGTGATCCGCAGCACCTGGGATTATCAATACGCGCTGGATCGGTTCCTGGCCGTTCTCAAGCAGATCGACGAGTCCAAGGCGACGCTCTGTAATTCGCTCGCAACCGTTCGTTGGAATGCGGATAAGTGCTATCTGTTCGACCTGCAACGCCGCGGAATCGAAGCCGTTCCGACACAGCACGTCATGTCGCCGACACCGGATGACATTCAGAACGCGCTGGTTCGCTTTGACGCTTCGCAGATCGTGGTCAAGCCGACCGTCGGCGCAGGCTCGGTCGATACCTTCCGCATCACGCCGGCGACGCCACTGGAGGACCTCGCGAGCCACTGCGAAACGCTTGCTGGCAGGTCGTGTTTTATCCAGCCGTTTATGGATGGGATCACGGCGGAAGGTGAGTTCTCGCTGATCTACATCGATGGGCAATTGAGCCACACGATTTTGAAGACGGTCCGCGACGGAGACTTCCGCGTTCAGTCCCAGCACGGCGGCGGAGTGACGTTCATCCCAGAACCGGAAGCGGCACTGGTTGCTGCCGCTGATCGAGTGATCGCGGCACTCGATGAAGTTCTGCTGTACGCCCGCGTCGATCTCGTGCGAACGCAGCAAGAGTCGTTTGCGTTGATGGAACTCGAACTGATCGAGCCGCGACTCTATTTCGAGTTCGCCGAGCATTCGCCGCAGTTGTTTGCCAACGCAATCGCGCGCCGAAGCACACAAAATTCAGGCGGTTGA
- a CDS encoding FemAB family XrtA/PEP-CTERM system-associated protein, with protein MCFGLLPTCDARWPRLAGHHPAWSVAIAKGLRHPSYLVTVRHGDQVAGVLPLMLVKGPIFGSFLVSLPYINTGGVWATDADVATRLIDRACQLADELDVKYLELRQEQPVEHPRLNFQRTDKVHMRLPLPTTDELLDKSFKSKLRSQVRKAGQFDHRIAWGGSELLDDFYHVFAVNMRDLGTPVFSKRLFAEILDAFAGDAELCVVYQAEQEKLFPVAGAVLVHADGVTEVPSASCLRVANPTGANMWMYRHLLRRAIERGSRTFDFGRSSIDSGTSKFKAQWGAQPHPAVWQYYVRKGDVEAMRPDSQTNQRRIKIWQKLPVWLTRSIGPAIVRGIP; from the coding sequence ATGTGTTTCGGTTTACTGCCCACTTGCGACGCCCGCTGGCCTCGCTTGGCAGGGCATCATCCCGCGTGGAGCGTAGCGATCGCCAAGGGCTTGCGGCACCCAAGCTATTTGGTCACGGTGCGGCACGGCGATCAGGTCGCTGGAGTGCTGCCGTTGATGCTGGTTAAAGGTCCCATCTTTGGCAGCTTTCTGGTCTCGCTGCCTTACATCAATACCGGCGGTGTTTGGGCGACCGATGCCGACGTGGCGACGCGGTTGATCGATCGGGCTTGTCAGTTAGCTGATGAGCTGGACGTTAAATATCTAGAACTCAGGCAGGAACAGCCTGTTGAGCATCCGCGGCTGAACTTTCAACGGACCGATAAAGTCCACATGCGGTTGCCGTTACCAACCACGGATGAACTGCTCGACAAATCGTTCAAGTCAAAGCTCCGCAGCCAGGTTCGCAAGGCGGGCCAATTCGATCATCGGATCGCTTGGGGAGGCAGCGAGTTGTTGGACGACTTCTACCATGTCTTCGCTGTCAACATGCGCGACTTGGGGACGCCGGTCTTCTCCAAGCGGCTGTTCGCCGAGATCCTCGATGCTTTTGCCGGGGATGCGGAGTTGTGTGTTGTTTATCAAGCGGAGCAGGAAAAGCTATTCCCTGTGGCGGGGGCGGTGTTGGTGCATGCCGACGGAGTGACCGAGGTCCCCAGCGCCAGTTGTTTGAGGGTGGCTAATCCGACGGGAGCGAATATGTGGATGTACCGGCATCTGCTGCGTCGTGCCATTGAGCGTGGCAGTCGCACTTTCGACTTTGGCCGCAGCAGCATCGATAGTGGCACCTCTAAGTTCAAAGCGCAGTGGGGGGCTCAGCCACATCCAGCGGTTTGGCAGTATTATGTCCGCAAAGGAGATGTCGAAGCGATGCGTCCCGATTCGCAAACGAATCAGCGGCGAATCAAGATCTGGCAGAAGTTGCCCGTGTGGCTAACGAGATCGATTGGCCCAGCGATCGTTCGCGGAATCCCCTAG
- a CDS encoding class I SAM-dependent methyltransferase: MVLGKTAGQAACRVCSSAGLELISTRDRRRQALETVVCTSCGLVQHAQIPTSEELAEFYSSQYRIDYNGEATPSNRRVYREWRRGRERFDALRPFIEPGDQVFEVGSGIGCNLRQFENFGCSVSGIEPGEGFCQYSRQQLGVNVRCAFLEDLADDARQDQSLVLLVHVLEHLPDPVDALRQIRQLMRPDGHLFVEVPDFGRPHAAPNRVFHYGHIYNFTEISLRNVAHKAGFRTQPVSLKSSHLPNLALVLTPDSDAEKVPMVNGYRMAVDAYHRYTPLEYHLRPAKLRTAIGKAIDHVDEFLFASSQVARLRADRPAVSTARSGNNSSPQTAMASAVCASG, from the coding sequence ATGGTTCTTGGGAAAACAGCAGGCCAAGCTGCTTGCCGCGTCTGTAGTTCCGCTGGGCTGGAGCTGATTTCGACCCGCGATCGCCGTCGACAGGCGTTGGAAACCGTCGTCTGCACCAGCTGTGGGCTCGTTCAGCACGCGCAAATCCCTACCAGCGAAGAACTTGCGGAGTTCTATAGCTCCCAATACCGAATCGACTACAACGGCGAAGCGACTCCCAGCAACCGCCGCGTCTATCGCGAATGGCGTCGCGGACGCGAGCGTTTTGACGCTCTGAGACCCTTTATCGAACCGGGAGACCAAGTTTTTGAGGTCGGTTCGGGAATCGGTTGCAATTTACGGCAGTTCGAAAATTTTGGCTGTTCGGTCAGCGGAATCGAGCCGGGCGAAGGGTTTTGCCAATATTCTCGGCAGCAGCTGGGCGTGAACGTTCGCTGTGCCTTCCTCGAAGATTTAGCCGACGACGCCCGGCAGGATCAATCGCTGGTCCTGTTAGTGCATGTCCTCGAACACCTGCCCGACCCTGTCGACGCGCTGCGGCAGATCCGGCAATTGATGCGTCCCGATGGCCACCTGTTTGTCGAAGTCCCCGATTTCGGCCGGCCGCACGCCGCCCCGAATCGTGTCTTTCACTACGGACATATCTATAACTTCACCGAGATCTCGCTCCGCAACGTGGCGCACAAAGCTGGCTTTCGGACGCAGCCGGTCTCGCTGAAGAGCAGCCATTTGCCGAATCTAGCGTTGGTTTTGACTCCCGATTCCGATGCGGAGAAGGTTCCGATGGTCAACGGCTACCGGATGGCTGTCGACGCTTACCATCGCTATACGCCGCTGGAGTACCACTTGCGGCCAGCCAAATTGCGGACGGCGATCGGCAAGGCGATCGATCACGTCGACGAGTTTTTGTTTGCATCGAGCCAGGTGGCTCGGCTGCGCGCCGACCGACCTGCAGTCAGCACCGCTCGCTCGGGGAATAACTCGTCGCCGCAAACCGCCATGGCGAGTGCCGTTTGCGCCTCTGGCTAG